In Gimesia benthica, a single window of DNA contains:
- a CDS encoding GNAT family N-acetyltransferase, which produces MPDSPADIYVRDARNDDAERVAVICEAAFAPLRSIYRPKGEALARQAERAQTGTRLVAELAGTLVGTVQYDLHTRHLHVIGLAVHPDYQRRGVARCLLDEIDQRAVLLGQPVVVLDTIKETGNVPLFEKLGFRATREEVATWCQSKTFSQVHDVKMERIVITQK; this is translated from the coding sequence ATGCCTGATTCACCTGCTGACATTTATGTCCGTGATGCGAGAAACGATGATGCAGAGAGAGTCGCGGTTATCTGCGAAGCCGCTTTTGCTCCATTGCGTTCCATTTATCGACCGAAGGGGGAAGCGCTTGCCCGACAGGCTGAACGCGCTCAAACGGGAACGCGACTGGTGGCAGAGCTCGCGGGCACTCTTGTCGGAACCGTTCAATATGATCTGCACACTCGGCATCTGCACGTAATTGGCCTGGCCGTGCATCCCGATTATCAACGTCGCGGTGTGGCCCGTTGTCTGTTGGACGAAATCGATCAGCGGGCAGTACTACTTGGGCAACCAGTGGTCGTACTGGATACCATTAAAGAAACAGGAAACGTCCCTCTCTTCGAAAAACTGGGATTCAGAGCTACCCGGGAAGAGGTGGCGACCTGGTGTCAGAGCAAAACCTTTTCACAAGTGCATGATGTGAAGATGGAGCGTATTGTCATTACACAGAAGTAA
- a CDS encoding class I SAM-dependent methyltransferase translates to MTTNYDPIAEQYKRSKQMPWRTFVECFTLMELAGNPSGLSVLDIACGEGFYTRMIRQRGAARVTGVDLSQGMISLAQQQEDAHQQGIAYIVGDARELPVQEEYDLAIAAYLLNYARTREELQSMCNGIARALKPGGRFVTVNSSPAFHFPASPSFRQFGFETRAVGDWQEGTPITWTFHLEDGPFDIENYYLSVATHEDAFRQAGFSEVRWHPPQLSPEGLQDQTDDFWSPLLENSPIAFIECVK, encoded by the coding sequence ATGACGACGAATTACGACCCGATTGCTGAGCAGTACAAACGGTCCAAGCAGATGCCGTGGCGGACTTTTGTGGAATGTTTTACGTTGATGGAACTGGCGGGGAATCCCAGCGGTCTCTCGGTACTGGACATTGCCTGTGGTGAAGGTTTTTATACGCGAATGATTCGTCAGCGCGGTGCAGCCCGAGTGACCGGCGTGGATCTTTCTCAGGGCATGATCTCTCTGGCCCAACAGCAGGAAGACGCGCATCAGCAGGGCATCGCTTATATTGTCGGCGATGCACGTGAGCTGCCGGTTCAGGAAGAATACGACCTGGCGATCGCCGCGTATCTGTTGAATTACGCACGTACGCGCGAGGAACTGCAGTCGATGTGCAACGGCATCGCGCGGGCGCTCAAGCCGGGGGGACGCTTTGTAACCGTCAACAGCAGCCCGGCGTTTCACTTTCCCGCGTCTCCCTCGTTTCGTCAGTTCGGCTTTGAAACCAGAGCGGTGGGCGACTGGCAGGAAGGGACGCCGATCACCTGGACGTTCCACCTGGAGGACGGCCCCTTCGACATTGAAAACTATTACCTGAGCGTCGCGACCCACGAAGATGCGTTCCGCCAGGCCGGCTTCAGCGAGGTCCGCTGGCATCCGCCTCAACTCTCGCCGGAGGGATTGCAGGATCAGACCGACGACTTCTGGTCACCGCTGCTGGAGAACTCCCCGATCGCGTTTATTGAATGCGTGAAGTGA
- a CDS encoding mechanosensitive ion channel family protein, translated as MRLPKLLLFIVLFCFVFISGAQIHAQETKEKTEAKQAEPPPSVKELKPVTTIDPLVPLDQLRIMVRPLTKDELQVEANAWFELLRNKARQIAAARLGVKKTNEAIATNDDQQALDSLKKAETVQHMADEKARQTEEELTKKAQETLGVDAAVDAAKPDPAQAEEGTTASTEEKSVTTAGSTTTPDNATTTQSAEAMKAAFLQNINRLQDERTALSDRLEVILTSLAAKGGDVETYRKYIAAVSGLELDTSDASAAWSGIKGWFISKEGGQRMGWNLGKFLMILFLTWVVARVGSTVISWLLERKVRLTQLAENLISGTIRNVIYLVGFAVALTALEVDMTPVLAAIGATGLVVGLALQGTLSNFASGLMILINRPFDVGDVVTAGGVTGTVKQMNLVSTNFRTFDNQTIHVPNNSIWNGVITNITANKVRRVDLEFCIGYSDDFEQAEQIIRDVLADQELVLREPEAVVVTHALADSSVNIVCRPWAKTTDWWAVKTAVTREVKRRFDQAGISIPFPQQDIHVYSTDASKGNGKIETVSK; from the coding sequence GTGAGATTGCCAAAGCTGTTACTGTTTATAGTGTTATTCTGTTTTGTATTTATATCGGGGGCACAGATCCATGCCCAGGAAACCAAAGAGAAAACGGAAGCAAAACAGGCAGAACCCCCTCCTTCGGTAAAAGAGTTAAAACCCGTCACCACAATCGATCCCCTGGTCCCCCTCGATCAACTGCGCATCATGGTGCGCCCCCTGACCAAAGACGAGTTGCAGGTCGAAGCCAATGCCTGGTTTGAACTGCTGCGCAACAAGGCCCGCCAGATTGCAGCGGCCCGGCTGGGGGTCAAGAAAACCAACGAAGCCATCGCCACGAACGATGATCAGCAGGCCCTCGATTCGCTGAAAAAAGCAGAAACGGTTCAGCACATGGCCGACGAAAAGGCCCGGCAGACCGAAGAGGAACTGACGAAAAAAGCACAGGAAACTTTAGGCGTGGATGCCGCCGTCGATGCCGCGAAACCCGATCCCGCCCAAGCGGAAGAGGGAACAACCGCATCCACGGAAGAAAAATCAGTAACAACAGCAGGCAGCACGACCACGCCTGACAATGCTACCACCACACAATCCGCCGAAGCGATGAAGGCGGCGTTCCTGCAGAATATCAATCGGTTGCAGGACGAACGCACCGCGCTGAGTGACCGGCTGGAAGTGATCCTCACTTCACTGGCCGCCAAGGGGGGCGATGTTGAAACCTATCGTAAATACATCGCCGCCGTCTCCGGTCTCGAACTCGATACCTCGGATGCCAGTGCGGCCTGGTCGGGCATCAAAGGCTGGTTCATCTCAAAAGAAGGGGGCCAGCGGATGGGCTGGAACCTCGGGAAATTTCTGATGATCCTGTTTCTGACCTGGGTCGTAGCCCGCGTCGGTTCGACCGTCATCAGCTGGCTGCTCGAACGGAAGGTCCGTTTAACACAACTCGCCGAAAACCTGATCAGCGGCACGATCCGCAACGTGATCTATCTCGTCGGTTTTGCAGTCGCCTTGACGGCACTCGAAGTCGATATGACCCCGGTCCTCGCAGCCATCGGGGCCACTGGTCTGGTTGTCGGTCTTGCACTGCAGGGAACCTTGAGTAACTTTGCCAGCGGTCTGATGATTCTGATTAACCGTCCCTTTGATGTCGGCGATGTCGTCACCGCAGGCGGCGTTACCGGAACCGTCAAACAGATGAACCTCGTTTCCACGAACTTCCGCACCTTTGACAACCAGACCATTCACGTGCCGAACAACTCGATCTGGAATGGCGTGATCACCAACATCACTGCCAACAAGGTCCGCCGCGTCGATCTCGAATTCTGTATCGGGTACAGTGATGACTTCGAACAGGCTGAGCAGATCATCCGTGACGTACTGGCGGACCAGGAACTCGTTCTCCGCGAACCCGAAGCCGTCGTGGTCACGCATGCCCTCGCCGATTCGTCGGTCAACATCGTCTGTCGCCCCTGGGCCAAAACCACCGACTGGTGGGCCGTGAAAACCGCGGTCACCCGCGAAGTCAAACGCCGCTTCGACCAGGCCGGCATCTCGATCCCCTTCCCGCAGCAGGACATTCACGTCTACTCAACGGATGCATCCAAAGGGAACGGCAAAATCGAAACGGTCAGCAAGTAA
- a CDS encoding carbon-nitrogen hydrolase family protein, whose translation MTYPAFKAALAHVAPVFLDKDRTVEKACSLIREAARNGAEIIVFPETYIPTFPVWCALQAPIHNHDLFCELAANTIQVDGPELAMIAEVARECGIFVSMGFNEGTHVSGGCIWNSNVLISDEGTVLNHHRKIVPTFYEKLVWAPGDGAGLVVNPTRLGQVGMLICGENTNPLARFTLLAQGEQVHLSTYPPVWPSHDPAVHENYDLKNAILIRAGAHAFEGKLFNLVAAGYLDRAARDQLASRDKEAGRILDASPRGISVAIGPSGTPISEIQQADEGLLYADVDLALCVEPKQLHDLVGGYNRFDIFQLTVDRRAQRPVRFHDNGDTPDADADTLTFHS comes from the coding sequence ATGACTTACCCTGCATTCAAAGCCGCTCTCGCGCATGTTGCTCCCGTATTTCTCGATAAAGACCGGACGGTCGAAAAAGCCTGCTCGCTGATTCGCGAGGCGGCCCGTAACGGAGCGGAGATCATTGTCTTTCCGGAGACTTACATTCCGACGTTTCCGGTCTGGTGCGCACTGCAGGCCCCCATTCATAACCACGATCTGTTCTGCGAACTGGCGGCGAATACAATTCAGGTGGACGGACCGGAACTGGCGATGATTGCTGAGGTCGCCCGGGAGTGCGGGATCTTCGTTTCGATGGGCTTCAACGAAGGAACGCACGTCAGTGGCGGCTGCATCTGGAATTCCAATGTGCTGATCAGCGATGAGGGGACGGTTCTCAATCATCACCGTAAAATCGTACCCACGTTTTATGAGAAGCTGGTCTGGGCTCCCGGCGATGGGGCCGGCCTGGTGGTTAACCCGACACGTCTGGGGCAGGTAGGGATGCTGATCTGCGGTGAGAATACGAATCCCCTGGCGCGGTTTACGCTGCTTGCCCAGGGAGAGCAGGTGCATCTCTCGACCTATCCACCGGTCTGGCCCTCGCACGATCCTGCGGTACACGAGAACTACGATCTGAAAAACGCGATTCTGATTCGCGCGGGTGCCCATGCCTTCGAAGGAAAACTGTTCAACCTGGTAGCTGCGGGCTATCTGGATCGTGCAGCACGCGATCAACTGGCCAGCCGGGACAAAGAGGCGGGCCGCATTCTGGATGCGAGTCCGCGGGGGATTTCGGTGGCCATCGGTCCCAGCGGCACCCCCATCAGTGAGATTCAACAGGCAGACGAAGGGCTGCTCTACGCGGACGTCGATCTGGCGTTGTGCGTCGAGCCCAAACAGTTGCACGACCTGGTGGGCGGTTACAACCGGTTTGATATCTTCCAGCTGACCGTCGATCGCAGAGCGCAACGGCCCGTTCGCTTCCACGACAATGGGGATACTCCTGATGCAGACGCGGATACGTTGACGTTCCATTCATAA
- a CDS encoding DUF3050 domain-containing protein, protein MSREITSEIIASFSEPLETHPIYESMATLEDLQRFMEHHVYSVWDFMSLVKTLQGIVAPTGAPWVPVGDGSIRRFINEIVLEEECDETADGEFASHFELYQTAMNEVGADTGPLKEFIATVKSSGIESALALPSLPEPSRQFTTKTFEFIADGAPHKIAAAFALGREHIIPSMFRAILKQTGVSEQQAPVFHYYLNRHVELDGDFHAPLSLRLLNGLCGGDEVKIQEAITAAQEAIQARLQLWDGVLESIQASV, encoded by the coding sequence ATGTCACGGGAAATTACGTCTGAAATCATTGCTTCGTTTTCCGAACCACTCGAAACTCATCCGATTTATGAGTCGATGGCGACGCTGGAGGATCTGCAGCGGTTCATGGAACACCATGTCTATTCGGTCTGGGATTTCATGTCGCTGGTGAAGACGCTGCAGGGGATTGTCGCTCCCACAGGAGCGCCCTGGGTGCCGGTCGGTGACGGAAGCATTAGACGGTTTATCAACGAGATCGTGCTGGAAGAAGAATGCGACGAAACCGCGGACGGCGAATTCGCGAGCCATTTCGAACTGTATCAGACAGCCATGAATGAAGTGGGGGCCGACACGGGACCGCTGAAGGAATTTATCGCCACCGTCAAATCGAGCGGGATCGAGAGTGCGCTGGCTCTCCCCTCTCTGCCCGAACCGTCGCGGCAGTTCACCACCAAAACATTTGAGTTCATCGCCGATGGCGCGCCACATAAAATCGCGGCTGCTTTCGCTTTGGGGCGCGAACACATCATTCCCAGCATGTTCCGTGCGATCCTGAAGCAGACCGGTGTTTCAGAACAACAGGCGCCCGTGTTTCATTACTATCTGAATCGGCACGTGGAACTGGATGGTGACTTCCATGCCCCGCTGTCACTGCGACTGCTCAACGGACTGTGTGGGGGAGACGAAGTTAAAATTCAGGAAGCAATCACAGCGGCGCAGGAGGCCATTCAGGCCCGGCTGCAGTTGTGGGACGGGGTGCTGGAGAGCATTCAGGCATCGGTCTGA
- a CDS encoding VOC family protein has translation MRPQPMIVVNDVPASSRWYQSLLNVKIGHGGDEYEQLVREDGTLILQLHQWDVHEHPFLGDPEALKGNGALLWFEIDDFTEAVARADSMSAEILDGPLVNPNAQHRELWVRDPDGYTVVLATKYGDL, from the coding sequence ATGCGACCACAGCCGATGATTGTTGTGAATGATGTCCCGGCCAGCAGTCGCTGGTATCAGAGTCTGCTGAATGTCAAAATTGGACATGGCGGCGATGAGTACGAACAGCTGGTCCGCGAGGATGGTACACTGATCCTGCAACTGCACCAGTGGGACGTGCACGAGCATCCCTTTCTGGGAGATCCCGAGGCATTGAAAGGGAACGGTGCCTTGCTCTGGTTTGAAATTGATGATTTCACCGAGGCGGTCGCGCGGGCGGATTCGATGTCCGCAGAGATTCTGGACGGGCCGCTGGTCAACCCAAATGCACAACATCGTGAGCTCTGGGTGCGCGATCCGGACGGCTACACTGTCGTACTGGCGACGAAGTATGGCGATCTTTGA
- a CDS encoding DUF3239 domain-containing protein: protein MIKVNYKVLLRCYPGEVIFYVVGVIVGLALMTVHTALGGAIAGVSVIACIMNLNSWKGHFAQGALLPAIVVNPDKGLIAVVANMDAQGGRPYPVVKIVKRPIKSATGAPFKKGSRLATVATFHNSNIVSNKRWTDFNPIAVNCATASRKTIKRAINAIDEEEWELLLKVVKKLDQPYKAGIYPL from the coding sequence ATGATTAAAGTGAACTATAAAGTCTTGCTCCGCTGTTATCCCGGGGAAGTCATTTTTTATGTGGTCGGTGTGATCGTGGGGTTGGCCCTGATGACGGTGCATACTGCACTGGGCGGAGCGATTGCCGGTGTTTCTGTGATTGCCTGCATCATGAATCTGAATTCCTGGAAAGGTCATTTCGCTCAGGGTGCGTTGTTACCAGCGATTGTGGTTAACCCGGATAAGGGGTTGATTGCGGTCGTCGCGAACATGGATGCTCAGGGAGGCCGCCCGTATCCGGTGGTCAAGATCGTCAAACGACCGATTAAAAGTGCGACCGGCGCTCCGTTCAAGAAGGGATCGCGGCTGGCGACAGTCGCCACATTTCATAACAGCAATATCGTGAGCAACAAGCGCTGGACCGATTTCAATCCGATTGCTGTCAACTGTGCGACTGCCAGTCGTAAAACCATTAAACGGGCGATTAACGCCATCGATGAGGAAGAGTGGGAACTGCTGCTGAAAGTCGTGAAGAAGCTGGATCAACCTTATAAAGCGGGGATCTATCCACTCTGA
- a CDS encoding tetratricopeptide repeat protein: MRRSILIPVCLGTLLLMSQFAAAAPLAEKYLTSGKLDEGAQALQKQLQANPEDDEARFGLGVVQFFQSFEHLGGTLAQYVGGNLNRFGLRTEDVRRGLPEPIQEILSQAPASKTATYADTRQMLQTWVDDLKAAEKTLSAVKDPNVKLPLHVGLIKVDLLGIGKPVEARFLLSRAGVSQQQADAEQFLIDFDRGDADWLAGYCNFLCAWGEVLLAIDGQELFNCTAHLFFEKVDTPYPFLLEEHGNVDSIVGVDRPLVSDILAFIHLWRFELKEPERMKAALAHLEDMQRHAKSMWKFYLTETDNEREWIPNPQQTGVLEIKVTQEMVDTWLVVLDEAGEVLQGKKLIPFWRGKPGTQGVNLRRVFTEPREIDPFLWFQGTAAAPYLEKGEITDFANPEMWARINRTFGRNRFFTLAFWFN, from the coding sequence ATGCGTCGTTCGATTCTGATTCCAGTCTGTCTGGGAACGTTGTTGCTGATGAGTCAATTCGCTGCTGCCGCCCCGCTGGCGGAAAAATACCTGACATCAGGAAAACTGGACGAAGGGGCTCAGGCCCTGCAGAAACAATTGCAGGCGAATCCGGAAGATGACGAGGCGCGGTTTGGTCTGGGAGTGGTGCAGTTCTTTCAGTCGTTTGAGCATCTGGGAGGAACTTTGGCTCAGTATGTGGGAGGAAATTTGAATCGGTTTGGATTACGGACAGAAGATGTCAGACGCGGGCTGCCGGAACCAATCCAGGAGATTCTGTCTCAAGCTCCCGCTTCCAAAACGGCCACCTATGCCGATACCCGTCAAATGCTGCAGACGTGGGTTGATGATCTGAAAGCTGCTGAGAAAACCCTGTCTGCCGTCAAAGATCCGAATGTGAAACTGCCGTTGCATGTGGGGCTGATCAAGGTTGATCTGTTGGGAATTGGTAAACCGGTCGAAGCACGATTCCTGTTGAGCAGAGCAGGCGTCTCTCAGCAACAGGCAGATGCGGAACAGTTCTTAATTGATTTTGATCGCGGCGATGCGGACTGGCTGGCCGGTTACTGCAACTTCCTGTGTGCCTGGGGCGAGGTCCTGCTGGCGATTGACGGACAGGAATTATTTAACTGTACGGCGCATCTGTTTTTTGAAAAGGTCGACACGCCATACCCATTTCTGCTGGAAGAGCACGGAAATGTAGACAGCATCGTTGGTGTAGATCGACCGCTCGTCTCGGACATCCTGGCGTTCATTCACCTCTGGCGGTTTGAACTCAAGGAACCGGAGCGCATGAAAGCGGCGCTGGCACACCTGGAAGATATGCAGCGGCACGCGAAATCGATGTGGAAGTTTTATCTGACGGAAACCGACAACGAACGCGAATGGATCCCCAATCCACAGCAGACCGGCGTGCTCGAAATCAAGGTTACGCAGGAGATGGTCGATACCTGGCTGGTCGTGCTGGACGAAGCGGGAGAGGTACTGCAGGGCAAGAAGCTGATTCCCTTCTGGCGGGGCAAACCGGGGACACAAGGTGTGAACCTGCGACGGGTATTTACCGAACCGCGGGAGATCGATCCGTTTCTGTGGTTCCAGGGAACCGCGGCGGCCCCGTACCTTGAAAAGGGTGAGATCACAGACTTCGCCAATCCCGAAATGTGGGCCCGGATTAACAGGACGTTCGGCCGTAACCGGTTCTTCACGCTGGCATTCTGGTTTAACTAG
- a CDS encoding beta-lactamase hydrolase domain-containing protein, with product MDNTMKISDQITVGPQPNRDEIYEFGNEGFKSIVNFRTANEEGMPITPEAEGKAVESAGMKYCHIPVSMNMLDDRQVDEFREQFEALPKPIFAHCKSGKRAGAMAMMKRAVENGMSGEQTLQKAEEMGFQCDKPELKDFVKHYVDTHHK from the coding sequence ATGGATAACACGATGAAAATCAGTGACCAGATTACCGTTGGACCTCAGCCAAACCGGGACGAAATTTACGAATTCGGCAATGAAGGTTTCAAATCGATTGTGAACTTTCGCACTGCCAATGAAGAGGGAATGCCGATCACTCCCGAAGCGGAAGGCAAAGCAGTCGAGTCCGCAGGAATGAAATACTGCCATATCCCTGTTTCCATGAACATGCTGGACGATAGACAGGTCGACGAATTTCGTGAGCAGTTTGAGGCATTGCCGAAACCGATTTTCGCACACTGTAAAAGTGGTAAGCGCGCCGGTGCGATGGCGATGATGAAACGCGCTGTCGAAAACGGAATGTCCGGCGAACAGACCCTGCAGAAAGCAGAAGAGATGGGCTTTCAGTGTGACAAACCTGAGCTCAAGGACTTCGTCAAACATTACGTTGACACGCACCACAAATAA
- a CDS encoding MBL fold metallo-hydrolase, giving the protein MIFYPRFVPGLAISSYLIGDDQSGAAVVIDPPRDVEEFIEFARQHDLHIKYIIETHVHADFVSGSRELKARLNNEPQIYCSAYGDADWTQSFADRHVSADDTLSLGKLRFEFRHVPGHTPEHIAILLFDESRSQDTPWCMFTGDFLFVGDVGRPDLLGEAEQQKLAHQLYESVFTRMEALPDFLEIFPAHGAGSLCGKAIGSRRSSTVGFERRFSDVLQKQDEEPWIADLLQDMPLSPSYFSRMKRINKEGPAIIGPELPGQKRWSAKQVAERQCQDCLIVDVRSKEAFAAAHIPDSINIPMGSNLPTWAGWVLPYDRPILLVVDQPSQVKEVVTNLLRVGFDDTQGYLEGGINAWETSGFPLEMLETISVRDLHHKLRQQHPLTVLDVRTEREWNSGHIKGALHIHGGALQERFEEIPQEQPVAVVCGSGYRASIASSFIRRAGFTDVANVLGGMSAWKAAELPLTT; this is encoded by the coding sequence ATGATTTTTTATCCACGGTTTGTGCCGGGGCTGGCGATCAGTTCGTACCTGATCGGCGATGATCAGAGCGGGGCCGCGGTCGTAATCGACCCGCCCCGCGATGTCGAGGAGTTCATTGAATTTGCCCGTCAGCACGATTTGCACATAAAATATATTATCGAAACCCACGTGCATGCCGATTTTGTTTCCGGCTCACGTGAGTTGAAAGCGCGACTGAACAATGAACCGCAGATTTACTGTTCAGCGTATGGCGATGCGGACTGGACTCAATCATTCGCTGATCGTCATGTATCAGCAGATGACACGCTGTCGTTAGGGAAGCTTCGGTTCGAGTTTCGGCATGTTCCCGGTCACACTCCCGAACACATCGCCATACTGCTGTTCGACGAATCCCGCAGCCAGGACACGCCCTGGTGTATGTTTACAGGAGACTTTCTGTTCGTCGGCGATGTCGGACGCCCGGATCTGCTGGGCGAAGCGGAGCAACAAAAACTCGCGCACCAGCTCTATGAAAGCGTGTTTACGCGGATGGAGGCCCTGCCCGATTTCCTGGAAATCTTCCCCGCACACGGAGCCGGTTCTCTGTGTGGAAAAGCGATTGGCTCGCGACGTTCTTCCACGGTGGGCTTTGAACGGCGTTTCAGCGATGTCTTGCAGAAGCAGGACGAAGAACCCTGGATCGCAGACCTGCTGCAGGATATGCCGCTCTCCCCTTCCTATTTCAGCCGCATGAAACGCATTAACAAAGAAGGTCCAGCGATCATCGGGCCGGAACTCCCGGGACAGAAACGCTGGTCGGCGAAACAGGTTGCAGAGCGACAGTGTCAGGATTGCCTGATTGTCGATGTCCGTTCCAAAGAGGCGTTCGCGGCAGCACACATCCCGGATTCTATTAACATTCCAATGGGATCGAATCTGCCCACTTGGGCGGGCTGGGTTCTCCCGTACGACCGACCGATCCTGCTCGTCGTCGATCAGCCCTCTCAGGTCAAAGAAGTCGTTACCAATCTGCTCCGCGTCGGCTTTGACGACACTCAGGGCTATCTCGAAGGGGGCATCAATGCCTGGGAAACATCAGGATTCCCCTTGGAAATGCTGGAAACCATTTCAGTCCGGGATCTGCATCACAAACTGCGCCAGCAGCACCCGCTGACGGTGCTGGATGTGCGCACCGAGCGGGAATGGAACTCCGGTCATATAAAAGGGGCACTCCACATTCACGGCGGCGCTTTACAGGAACGATTTGAGGAAATTCCCCAGGAACAACCGGTGGCTGTGGTCTGTGGATCAGGTTATCGCGCTTCGATCGCCTCCTCGTTCATCCGCCGCGCCGGGTTCACTGATGTGGCAAACGTCCTGGGAGGCATGTCCGCCTGGAAAGCCGCTGAACTGCCTCTGACGACGTAA
- a CDS encoding APC family permease: MQHSQDRSTDYQENSLTLMGAVAMGTGVMIGAGIFALTGQVAELAGSWFPLAFLAASIVALFSAYSYVKLAHAYPSAGGIAMFLNKAYGKTAWTGSYALLMYFSMVINESLVARTFGTYTLQLYEVEENTWLVSGLGVGLLVVAFLVNILGNRFIESLSFITAFIKLAGIAILAFGGIWASGFSLENFSQSSGETGYGSFLGAVALALLAFKGFTTITNSGSELKNPHKNVGRAILISIGLCLVLYLLVTVAVGGSLTIEEIVKAKDYSLAQAARPTFGKYGVWFTVVFAIIATVSGVIASVFAVSRMLDMLTEMKLVPHSHFGMPGSIQKHTLVYTVVMAIILTLLFDLSRIASLGAIYYIIMDIAIHWGVLRKLREEVQANSGILVTAIVLDLIILVAFVAVKARTDVLVLYVSLAGLLVIFIGEFLLIRYGQKSVEH, from the coding sequence ATGCAGCACTCACAGGATAGATCGACCGACTACCAGGAAAACAGTCTCACTTTGATGGGAGCCGTGGCCATGGGGACTGGTGTCATGATTGGCGCCGGTATCTTTGCTCTGACTGGTCAGGTTGCTGAACTCGCCGGAAGCTGGTTTCCCCTGGCCTTTCTGGCTGCGTCCATTGTCGCTTTATTCAGTGCCTATTCCTACGTAAAACTGGCGCACGCGTATCCCTCCGCAGGGGGCATCGCCATGTTCCTGAATAAAGCCTATGGCAAAACTGCATGGACCGGCAGCTATGCTTTGCTGATGTACTTCTCCATGGTCATCAATGAGAGCCTTGTTGCGCGGACCTTCGGAACCTATACGCTGCAGTTATACGAGGTGGAAGAGAATACCTGGCTGGTTTCCGGACTGGGTGTGGGTTTGCTGGTAGTCGCCTTCCTGGTCAACATACTCGGCAATCGATTCATTGAGTCATTATCTTTTATCACTGCCTTCATCAAGCTGGCTGGGATTGCAATCCTGGCTTTCGGAGGCATCTGGGCTTCCGGGTTTTCCCTGGAGAACTTTTCCCAGTCTTCTGGTGAGACGGGATACGGAAGTTTTCTGGGAGCGGTTGCCCTCGCACTTCTGGCCTTCAAGGGGTTTACCACAATCACCAACAGCGGCAGCGAACTGAAAAACCCGCACAAGAATGTGGGACGGGCGATTCTGATTTCAATCGGGCTCTGCCTGGTTTTATACCTGCTGGTCACGGTCGCAGTGGGAGGCAGCCTGACGATTGAAGAAATTGTGAAAGCCAAAGATTACTCTCTGGCCCAGGCGGCCCGACCAACCTTTGGTAAATACGGTGTCTGGTTCACGGTTGTCTTCGCAATTATCGCGACTGTTTCCGGAGTCATCGCGAGTGTCTTTGCCGTATCACGCATGCTGGACATGTTGACCGAAATGAAACTGGTTCCCCACTCACATTTCGGCATGCCGGGGAGTATTCAGAAACATACGCTGGTGTATACGGTCGTGATGGCTATCATTCTCACGCTGCTCTTCGATCTCAGTCGCATCGCTTCGCTGGGGGCCATCTATTATATCATCATGGATATCGCCATTCATTGGGGTGTTCTGCGAAAACTCCGCGAGGAAGTGCAGGCGAACTCGGGAATTTTGGTCACGGCGATCGTGTTGGATCTCATTATTCTTGTCGCATTTGTAGCGGTGAAAGCACGCACGGATGTGCTGGTGCTGTATGTGTCCCTCGCCGGTTTGCTGGTGATCTTCATCGGCGAATTTCTACTTATTCGATACGGCCAGAAATCTGTAGAGCATTGA